The following is a genomic window from Fusarium oxysporum Fo47 chromosome IV, complete sequence.
ATCGAGTATGCGACGCCACCCCTAAGTTCTAActcaagaccatcatcaGAATCACCATGGCCGATACCGAGCGTACGATCCTCGATTTTTACCAGATTCCTACTCTGTATCCTACAGAATGGCCAGCTGAAAAGGACCTGGAAGACttggacgatgatgatgaaggcgAGAAAAATGCTGCTATAAAACGAAGACAGTCACGTTATCAGGCGCTCGAGAGAGCTGTGAGCCAACGAAGGAGCAACATTCCCAGAGAAGACGATCAAGGAGGTGTTGGAAATATTGTTCAAAAAGACGAGCCGGATCCGCTAGGGACTACCGATAGCGTCGTCAGAACGCTGAAGCATCTTGGTCTGCCCCTACAAGATGACCACCGACTACGTATGCTCCCGTGCCATGACTGTACGCTTCACGGATATAATAGATTGACGGCGTGTGACTACATCAGGCAATCGATTCCTACTCTCCTCAACAACATTTTCACCagctctcttcctctcccaGATGCATGCTACTGCCGACACTCGGAGTCTCCTTACTGGTCTCGATGTTCTATCACAATCCATCGATCAAAAGTCAGCGTCCCTCAAGGTCCTCGTTGAGACTAACTTCGAAAGATTCGTCAAAGCCAAAGCAACAATAGATAATGTCTATAAGGAGATGAAATACCGCGGAATGGAACCACCTGACGCCAATAATGCGCACTCTAATGCAGCCCAGCGTCGCAGTTATCGCAATAGTGTGGCGGGCGGTGCTGGGTTAGGAATCAACAATCCCCTGACATCTCCCAATATTGACACGCGTAAGAAGAATGCACTGACAAAAGAGAGCGAGTACGGCGTGCTGGGAATAAAGGGCCCTCTCCTGGAAGTTTCTGCAAAGGCTGAGGACGTATGGGGACCTGCTCTAGGAGGAAgggagaaggaggaaaacCTCAAAACCGTTTCAAATCATCTGACCAGATTCAAGGATTATGTTGAGCTGAGCACGTCGATAGCAGACAGCATCAAACGCAAGGACTATGAATCATTAGTCGACGAGTTCAGCAGGGCAAGAAAAATTGCAGACGAAGCTCGACGATTGACAGAGGAAATAGGGGACGAGACACCGACGGAGCCCCAGCTTTACCAGTTGTTGATAGCGGGACGCATGTGGTATGATGTTGACCAGCAGATACGCGCCTTCAAACGTGATATCTGGAAGAGGCTGGTTACTCTTCACACCTCATCCAGGACGGATGGCACAACTGGCCGtattcaagatcaacatATGGAACTCATCGGATtacttcttgagcttggcgcCGACGACAATCCTATCTGGGTATGGCTTTTGAGCCGATACGATCATTTGAAGGGCAAAATCCAATCGACAGCAGACCGCTCAAAAGTTGAGATCGAGGTGCTTCGTCGCCGGCTGGCCAGTAACGATAAACCGAACCCCAATATTATCGCTGCGCATCTGCGATCCCTAGGACGGCCGGTGATTGAGGACAAGCCTTTGACATTCGACTCACCTGAAGTAATTGAGCTCTGGGAGAAGATGTTATCGTTCCTTAACAGTCTCCTGTCAAGTGAAGGTATTCTGGGTGAGGTGATAGAGTTCTGGCAGACAGTGCAAGGGTTCATTAATGGGTCTGCTCAAGCTGCCCTTCCGGTTGGATATCGCGGCGAGTCTCGGCATCACCATGAACTATCACCGCAGAGCGTTGGCGAATTACGAAAAGGAGCTGTGGAACTAGTGGACTTGCTCCGAGAACACGCTTATTCATTCTTCGTGGATATGCCCCCCGAAGATGTATCCCTGCTTTTCTCGCCAATCCCCAATACGCCAGCCCCGACGACGCCTGGATCCGCCACATTGTCATCTCCCAGAGATCCTCGCTTCAATTTTGACCCAAACAACATGCCTCCTCCGTCGCCCAAGAGGGGTGAAGTCTGGGAAAAGCTGGCATTCTGGCCTCCGTGGTCTAATTCTATCAGCGGCGTTCACTATCTGTCCAAGATGCTGACTTTGGTTGGCGCTGGAGCTGGTGATTTAGCGTGCATTGAGCCAATTGAGTCCGGAGAAGGCCAGGTGATCGATCGCCTCAGAAGTCTTGTTGGAGGTTCCCGAGAGCGATGCGTGACAGCATTGTGCGCCGCCTGGAACAGAGATGCTGAGAATATTAAGTATGTTGAGGACTGGCAGCGCTCGGTTGAGATGGGGGACGTGACACGAATGCCAGCCAGCTTCGCTGCCTTCGAAGGAGCAGTCCTATCAGGCATGCAGAAAATTCTCTACATCCCTGATGCCATGTCCAGGTCAGGCTCGGGAGATATTGTCTTGCCACCTCCAACCAAACTTCTCCAGATGGTCCGCAGCCAATATGTTACCACCCTGTACAAGGCATTGAGTGGCATGGTAGAAAATGCCGAGCGATCTCTGAAGAAGACGGAGGACGACTGGTTAATTGATAGCGAGAGATCGCTTGCATTGGCTGTGGCGCCGAGCATGGCGGGCAAAGGGGCATTGGACTCAGGGGACAGGGTAGGCTTTCCACCACCCACTTCGAACGACTTCACTGTACTGACAATTTTATTTAGAACATTCGCATGCTCATGACCCTGAGCAACCTGTCATCATTGCGGTCGCAAGTAGTGCCAAGTCTCAACTTGCAGTTCGAGAATGCCTTCTCCGTCAAGTTGACTGACGAGTCCAAAAAGATTCGCGAAGTTCTTGGACAGATCCACGAACGACTTTTCCAGTCCTACACAAAGCAGTCAATCGAGAGGCTTCGCGATGTCATTCAATCAGGCATCTCAGCCCCTGACTGGGCTCCTGGTCAAGGGCAACGTACTCAGGCAGCTAAACCATACGTGTACGAGGCGCTTCTTACCCTTGTACTTGTCCATTCTCAGGTTTCTACTACTGCGCCGGCTCTCACATTCGAAGTCTTGTCCTTCCTCCTTGAACAGACGTCCACCCAGCTCCTAGAAGCCTTCCGACGTCGGCCACACTATACTCTAGAGGCACTCATGCAGGCAACCCTCGACGTGGAATTCGTCGCCCAGACCCTCAGCCACTACACTTCGGAGCGTGCTTCAGAGCTTCAGAGCCAAATCTATCAAGAGCTCGATGCACGTACGGACAACGAGGCCCGCGCACGTCTCCAAGGCGAATTGTCCGAAATGCGCAACGTTCTCAAACGTCTTAGAGAAGCGAGCAAAAACGAGTTTGCTTGcttcaagaagccaaaaAGGCCTGGCCACGGCCCTAGCAGGAATAATAGCGGTCTGTCCGGTATCTCAACCTAGAAGGCTCTGGATCCGCATATTTCCAGCATATCAAACAACCAAGAGCGGGAGGATGATAGTTACACAACGGATATGGACTCTACAGGTTAGAGCGGGCTCGGTGGGGAGGTCTGTGTATTTAAGAATACGTAGTACTCTAGAGCATAAGCGAAGTGAATCATGATCAACTTTCTTCACTTCTGCAAGCCCGTTCCATCGCTGAAACCTTCATCAAAGAAACCCCGAGGTATATTGTTTCTTGCTTTTTTTGTCTATGCCGTGAACGCCAGAGTTGAACCACAGCCCCTGATTTCTATTCTGTTTTCGTTGACTTTTCCTGCTCCCCTCATAACACATTGGGCCAAAGGCACCGTGCCTAGTCATACATATGTATAGTATATATCGTGTGGTATCAAAATTCATATTCTTTTCCGTCCAGTCATTAGCCATTAAACGGTTCAAATCAAATACGTCTTCCCCCCATGCATGATTTATGCCAATATACTCCGTTCGCAACGTTTGCAAGTGTCATAAGCATCGGCCTGTGAAGAATCCTTCAAGGAGTGTTTGTAATGAGAAGGTGAGAGCAGAGAATCATCTCGAGGGATCGAGAGTCTGCtggagagaagggagagCCATCTTGGCGGGCAAGGATTGTATCGTCTGTCACAGTGATTAGCCGGGCATTACAAACGGATTAGAACAAAGGGTACTCACAGTCCAGATCGATGCTTTGGAAGTAAGTCCCTATAACAGGGTCTTGTTCCGAGGTGATCAACTTGCCTGCCTCACTGCGAAGTGTTTGTGGCAGGGCTTTGCGGATCGCCAAaagcatcttcagcagcccTGCTAGATTACCACCCTGCTGTGTGAAGACACCCGGGTCTCGTTCTAGGGGCCACCCAGGGCGGAGATGATCTTGCTCCCAAGCCTTGAAAGCCCAAGTCGATTTCTCAAGAcagttgaggaagatgatagCCGTTAGATACATCTTAAAGttcaccttgaccttgctgTCCTGAAGCACGCGATGCATTCCGCTGAGCAGTGCCTTTGAAGTGTTGTTGGCCTTTCTCTCAGCTGCCGCGTTCAGCTGCATGCAAAGGGTCGTATAGATGTCAGCATCGTTCTCgcttttggcttcttggatGCGCCTGGGCTCTTCATTCTTATTGGCTGGTCTTTCAATAACGTTCCACTGCCTCTCGCGATCGATGCTCTCCACCAAACCCCATAGCTCTAAGGACTTTCGAAGTAGATCATCCTCTGACTCTTGCAATtgctgaagagcaagactAAGAGTGACACGCATGAACTTGGAGGGCTCTCGGTCGATAAAAAGTTGAAAGACATCGCGCATATAGGCCTCAACCTTGCCAGGAACATCTTCCTTGTCCTGATCGATCATAATAACCTGGAAGAATGAATCCTTGCTGCCTCTGGATTCTGCTAGCGACTCACTTGGCTCTAGCAGTGCGACCAAAGCTTCGAGGAGTATGACTTTGCCAGTTTCAGGAAAGTGCGAAACCTCTATCATGGTACCATCATGGGTCATATTCAGCTGGTTCTTCAAAAGGTTGATGCGATTTTGGGACAGGACAACCTGGACACCCGCCGAGTACAAATCAAGCTGCTCCTGGAGCCTCGTTCGCACACAACCAGTCCTCCACACCCTCGGTGCCAAAACCTTCCTGCACGTGTCGCATGGTGTTCCTTTGCCGCAATTTTTTCGAAGGATTCTGCACCTAATGCATGCACCTATTTTCCGTACTTCTTGCACCTCCTTTCGCCGCGCAGCAGTAAAGCGGGATCGCGCGTGTCGAGGTCTCCCATTAAGTTGACCATCGCTTGTGTCCATTCGAACACCGCCCCTGCTCATTTGGATAGGTGTGGGTGGATGTTCGTGAAGTAAAGGAACAGGCGAGGCAGTCGCCAAGTATGTCATTTCGCCCCATGGTTGCGAAATTCCACTGTCGGGAGCTGTTACGGCACTGGGCGAGGCTTCTATCGGGGTCGGAATGTCCATAGACGGCGGTGTAGTCGAGGTACCAGTCTCGTGAACGAGCTGGGGGTCAAGAAGCGACGGGTTTAGCCTGGCTGTAGCAGCAACGGCGACCGATATGTTCGAGACGTCTGGGGAAGCAACGCTATTGGGAAGCAATGCTTGAAGTCGTTCCTCGGGTGATAACTCGGTTCCTGGGAGTGGTTGCTGGATTGCACCTAACACATTTGTTGTGAGAAGCGCGCCTTGCAAGTCAAGCTCTGAGGGGCCATTACCTCTGTTACCCTGCTGCGACCGGTTCTCGTAGCTCACAGGAGGGTTATCTAGAGTGAATTGCTCATGGAGCTCAAAGCGATCTGGAACATGCTGGGTGTTGGCGGGGTCAGCAGGGTCAACCACGCCTGCCTGTACGCTCTGAGCACGATTGTTCTCGTTTAAATCAACCTGTCGTGAGGCTTCGGCGAGTGTCTCGAGGGCGCTCCACCCTTGGGGGAGATTTGGGACATCGACTGGCTGTCCGTTCGGCTGCGCTTCAGGAGGCGGTCGATCGACAGGTGCTCGTGCATTGGTGATACCATGAAGTTCGAGGCATGCTCGCATACGATCCGACTCGGAAATGGCGGGACATTTCTTGGTGATATGCGTTGTCAAGCTATCGATCCTTCCCTTTGGAAAGTTCTCACCGCATTGCTTGCACGTATGCGGATATCGGTTACTGTTGTCGTTGAGCTTAGGTCCCCGGACGAAGTACTCGAGAATGAGGGGATTGGGCTTGCGGCCCATTGCGCGCTCTGGGGAGTCGTTGCAAGCGCGTCGCCCGCAACCTGAACCGTCAAGGCGTCTGATACGCCGTTTCCACCAGAGGCCAGTGCCGTAAGTCCAAGGGGCTTCAGAATGGCTGCAGAATTGATAACGTAGGGCTGGGATTTGATGATAGAATTGTGCCGTTGCTGCGATTCTGCCTTGACAGACCGACAAATTTCTCACACCGCCTGTAGGCGCGGATTTGTGGTTTGTCCGGTCAAGTCAAGACGCTTGTCTTATTGGCAGAAAATTTCCGAAGCCTGGTAGCATTCTTAGTCATTCTCTGTCTGAGACCGCGGGGCATCGAAAAAAAGTGAACCCCGCGCTTCAGCTATCATCTAATATCAGGCGTTGTCTACGGATATACCAGGTTTTCAATTGCCACTAACAAGATACAGCTACGTCTGATACTGCTCTCAAAATGAAGAACATTCAGCGTCTCGAACTGCCGGCTGCGGCTGACATGCATGTCCATTTACGTCAGGGCGATATGATGGACTTGGTTGTTCCAACGGTTCGCCAAGGAGGAGCCGATACGGTATTCGTGTATGGACTCTGGACTATAACAGAATGGATATtaaaagctaatataatataacaGTATGCCTAATCTCGTATGTCGTGTCTTGTAGTGATACTGTTAAAAACTCATAATTGTCCAATGGTTTGTATACATGACAGCTGACCCATGCCACGCATAGTTGCCTCCTCTTACTACCGTCGAGCAGGTACGTATTCATAAAACGGCCTTAGTAGACTTCTATAAGATCAAGCCTGACTGTTATACCTGTAGGTTCTCGAGTACAAGGCCAAGCTCACTGCCATCACCCAAGATGTCAACTTCCTCATGTCACTCTATGTGAGTTTCAACCCGCCCTATACTACCAGTCCCTAACTCGTATGAGCTTCACCCTTCAGTCACTCCTGAAGTGATAGCCAAAGCTGCCGAGGCTGGTGTAACCGGTGTCAAGTTGTACCCTCAGGGTGCGTAATCCTGCCCAGCTCTATAACTATAATCACTTACACCGTCCGCGCAGGTGTAACCACCAACTCTGAGAGTGGTGTTTCGGATATCACAGCCTTCTATGATACCTTTGCCGCAATGGAAAAGCATGGAATTGGTTAGAACCCTAGAAAATCCTATCCCAGGCCAAACTGACCGTTGTTCTGTGCTAGTCCTGAACATACACGGAGAAGTCCTCGAGTCTCTTGCGCCGGCCGACACAACCCTCGAGGAGGCTTTCCTCCCAACCCTAAAGCAGCTCCATGACCGATTCCCTCAGCTACGCATCGTGGTATGTCTGCCCTCCTCACGATCGGGATAGTGATTGTTAACACCTGTTTTAGCTTGAGCACTGCACTACCTCCGCTGCTGTGGAGGCTGTCAAGGCCTGTGGCCCAACTGTAGGCGGTATGGTGTCAAGTAACTGACACTGATGATGCTCAACCCTGACAAGTTTCATAGCTACCATCACCGCTCATCACCTCTACCTCACTTCTCACGAGGCCTGTTGCGATCCTTTCGCCTTCTGCAAACCCATTCCTAAGAAACCAACCGACAGAGATGCCCTGATCAAGGCTATTGTCAGTGGCAACTCCAAGTTCTTTTTGTAAGTCTCGGGctcaagttgaagctgagtTCTTGTTTTGGTACTAATTCTCCGATAGTGGTAGCGACAGCGCTCCCCACCCCCTGCAGTCCAAGACCTCTGCTGAGCAGGGTAAGGCGCCTGCTGGCGTTTTCACTCAGCCCTACGTCGTGCAACTTGTCCTCCTTGGTCTCGAGGAAGCTATCGAGCGTGGCGTCATCTCGGAAGCTGACGTGACACAAGAGATACTCGAGAACTTCCTCAGTCGTAACGGACGTCGCTTCTATAAGTTACCCGATACCTCTGGCAAGAAGATTATCCTAGAGCGCAAGGGTGACAAGATCCCCACTAGCATCAAGAGTGCGGACAGCAAGACTGAAGTTGGTATCTCGCGACATGGAGCTGAGGTATTCAGTTTGACGTGGGCTTGAGTTATGGCTAACGATTGAAAACGGGGTGAGGTGTAAGGTTACGCAGAACTATAAACCAAGGTGTCAAAAAGCAAAGTGTGCTATTCAAACAATGTTTCATGTTTCGCCAGGACCAGTTAAGATGCAATGCCGCGCTACGAATAGAGCGGGTATGAATGTAACGTACACTGACAGCCATAACTCCATGCTATGCTCTCAAGTTTCATATAACCCAAGTGGACATAAGGGGTACTTGATATAAAAAGCAGCCCTTTATCTAGATTCTTGATCCCTTCCCCAAACATTGCGGAATTCGTCCTGGTCTATTCCATAATCGGATTGGTAATTGGACGCTGCGTGGGTTTCTTGCTGATTTCGATCGTCGCTCCAGGCTCTAGATTCTTCATTTTTGGGACTCTCGTGTCCATCGTGCCCACCAACTTGAGCGGTTTCTGCAGGTGCGGGAGGCCCCTTGTTCAGGCTCAGTTCGCCTGGGTCTGGCTCGGCATGCTTGACAACTTTCCttggtttctttttcttcttaaTCGGGACAACAGCTTCAGGTTGAGGCTCCAGCTGGGGCTGGGAATCACGTCCATGTCCTCTACTCCTTTGCTTCCCTTTGTTTGTTGCGGGAGGATACTCTGTTGCCGGCGACCTCACGGACGGGCTGGCATAAGCTGAAGACCTCGTACCAAAGCTGCCAGGAGAACGGTATCGTTCCCTCAGCGGTTCACTGGCGGTAATGACTGGGTACTGTCTCATATTAGCGGCATAATTGCATGGTGACCAATCACGCTTACATTCCAATCGCCATATTCCAATTGGCGTGCTTGCTCGTACAGGCGatcctcatcagcatctATCTCGGGTTCCTCGAAGGTGCCGTGTATGTTTTCGTTGATCTGATCGGGTCTGTTGTCGCTTGATTCCCCATTCCCGCGGAGAAGAGGCGTTGTTGAATTTACCTCCCCAGGCTTTGGAAGCCAGTATTTCCCCTTTCCACCACGCTCGTATCGCATACCTTCTTTGAGTCTTGCAAGACGAGACTTGGAGTCTTCATGAGCCATGACCTTGTCACCAGAATCAAAGATTCTGTAGCCGTACGTATCTCCTCGGAAAGTCAATTTCGAATCTTCGATAAGATCTCTCACTCCAAAAGCATCTTTGAAAGCATGGCGCAAGGGCATGCGCGCGGATAGAATGCTGTTATCAGCAAAGTCGTGCCATGAGAAAGCGTACCAATGGGCAACAGCAAAGATAGGCATTTCCACGCAAATAAGAGCGTCCTGAATAGCCGCTGCCAAGTTGTCGGAGGTGTAACCCTCAACATTATCAGGGATTGCACCCAAGAAAACCAGAATTGACAGAAAAAAGCCCTGCCAGTAAGAAGcaaagatgatgagcttAATACATAGGAACTTTGGCACAGGCCTGAACGGCTTCAAGTCATGATTCATGCAGACCCAGAAGAGACCAAGAGCATATAAACTGACGGTGACACTGATGTTGTAAATGATGCCACTCCAAAGGTATCCCGAGCTCAGACCAATATAGCCCTCTTGATATGTACCAGTCGCTTTCATGATGATAGCAGATAGAGCAAGAATAGGCTTGAGCCAGGCATACTGAAGAATGCCGCGCTTGATGGACAAAAACGTGTGGGGATCCGAGATGTCGACCTTGGGAAGAACGTGGTTGAGGGGCCAGAGGTGGTGTACTGGAGCTCGACCATGTGTCATAATGATGAGAGATCGCTCACCACCAAGGTAATTGAtgaggagctggaagaaaGTATATATCGTAAAGGCTTCGTAGATATCGCGGACCGGATCAAGAAACGCAGCGGCTTTCAACGAGACCATGCTTGTCCATGATGCTATCGAGTATATAGGAACCATGAGAAGGATTCTAACGACGTATCTTTGTAGTAGGGGTTTACGGTAGTTTTTAGCCTGCAACATTATCGAGCTGGAGGCTGAGGTTAGCTATGTGCATTATCATGCGTGACGCGACGAGTCCATACATAACAGAGAGTATTGTCGCAACCACAGAAGCGACGCCCGCGACCACGGTTGTGGCATAGGTGAGCTTCTGGCCAGTACCGCCGTCCGCCGTGATCCCGACGTATTCTTCCATTTCTACTTGAACTTTGTAGTTCGGCGGGTCTGATATGAGAAAGGGCAATGGCTGAATTGTCCTAACACATGACGGCCAGTTTTCCAAAAGTATTTTGGTGAACTATAGATGTCGCTGACAATACGTAACAAGAGACGGAGTATGCAAATGTGTCGAGGATACTTGGATTCCGTCGATGACCACGCTTTCAAGCTTTCGTAGGAGCCGTGTGTTGCTTGGCCATGTAGTCACAGTTGAAGCTTGGATGTTGGGGCAGATGATGTATTTGCTGCCTTGAGTGTGGTACGTAACAGCGTCTGAGGAATGATAGCTCCGGGGGGCGGCTTATTGTTCATGCGCCCGCATGCCTGCCCAATATTGAAGATCCATATTGAGACTAGCCGACCAAGCTTCGTAATTAGCAGAAATAGTCTATTTGCTTTAGTGACTGAGGAGTTTGTTGCATTAGTAGTTAGTCAAACTGTAGAAAAGTTTCAAAACGAAGGAAAATGATCGCCCTCTCCCCCTCCAGGTTGGTGCCATAAACTGAATGTGGTGACATGCAGCCAGCCTCATGCTGAGCCGTGGTACTTATAAGAAGCTTACCTTAGGTTGTCTGTCCACTGATGCAATTGCGGGACGGGATGAAGTGGACGCTAAACACTTTTGGGGAGCCGGACGCTAGAATCTCCAGCTCGACCACTGAAGCCAAGCGATGTCCAGTGGCTCCACTACCCTGCATCCGCTGAGTGACAGGGGCAGAGGCCTACCTTACTTCGACAACCGTGCTGCCGTTGTCCTGTCCCGTCGCGAATTGGTTTCTTCCATTGTGACCTGACAGCCCATATAGGTCTTGACCGACTCCAACATCCCCTAGCAAGCCAAACTTGCTATGGCTGACTCACTTACAGACTTTTGCGCAAACACCTCAGCTCTGTAACCACAAATTAATAAAACCTAATAGTATAATGCGACTCATCTCCCGATCCTTTAGTGGAGCCCCGTGAGCTTCTTCGAGTATATTCAACATGAATATCACCATGCCTGGCCTCAACAATGCGATTGTTGTAGCCAGGGCCGCTGAAGGAAATCCTCGGTTCAACTAGTATGCTTCCAATCATTGAAGAGCCCGTTGAACTACTGCTCACGTACGATAGTGAATTCCTTATTTTTATGGCCTTGTGCTGTTTCCTGGCGATCTTCTTTGTCCTATACTTCAATCGACTCTTCGCGTCGATCGTATCCTACGCCCTCCGAGCTTATACATGGCACCACTATCGAGTCTAC
Proteins encoded in this region:
- a CDS encoding exocyst complex component Sec5-domain-containing protein — encoded protein: MADTERTILDFYQIPTLYPTEWPAEKDLEDLDDDDEGEKNAAIKRRQSRYQALERAVSQRRSNIPREDDQGGVGNIVQKDEPDPLGTTDSVVRTLKHLGLPLQDDHRLRMLPCHDCNRFLLSSTTFSPALFLSQMHATADTRSLLTGLDVLSQSIDQKSASLKVLVETNFERFVKAKATIDNVYKEMKYRGMEPPDANNAHSNAAQRRSYRNSVAGGAGLGINNPLTSPNIDTRKKNALTKESEYGVLGIKGPLLEVSAKAEDVWGPALGGREKEENLKTVSNHLTRFKDYVELSTSIADSIKRKDYESLVDEFSRARKIADEARRLTEEIGDETPTEPQLYQLLIAGRMWYDVDQQIRAFKRDIWKRLVTLHTSSRTDGTTGRIQDQHMELIGLLLELGADDNPIWVWLLSRYDHLKGKIQSTADRSKVEIEVLRRRLASNDKPNPNIIAAHLRSLGRPVIEDKPLTFDSPEVIELWEKMLSFLNSLLSSEGILGEVIEFWQTVQGFINGSAQAALPVGYRGESRHHHELSPQSVGELRKGAVELVDLLREHAYSFFVDMPPEDVSLLFSPIPNTPAPTTPGSATLSSPRDPRFNFDPNNMPPPSPKRGEVWEKLAFWPPWSNSISGVHYLSKMLTLVGAGAGDLACIEPIESGEGQVIDRLRSLVGGSRERCVTALCAAWNRDAENIKYVEDWQRSVEMGDVTRMPASFAAFEGAVLSGMQKILYIPDAMSRSGSGDIVLPPPTKLLQMVRSQYVTTLYKALSGMVENAERSLKKTEDDWLIDSERSLALAVAPSMAGKGALDSGDRNIRMLMTLSNLSSLRSQVVPSLNLQFENAFSVKLTDESKKIREVLGQIHERLFQSYTKQSIERLRDVIQSGISAPDWAPGQGQRTQAAKPYVYEALLTLVLVHSQVSTTAPALTFEVLSFLLEQTSTQLLEAFRRRPHYTLEALMQATLDVEFVAQTLSHYTSERASELQSQIYQELDARTDNEARARLQGELSEMRNVLKRLREASKNEFACFKKPKRPGHGPSRNNSGLSGIST
- a CDS encoding organic solute transporter Ostalpha-domain-containing protein, translating into MEEYVGITADGGTGQKLTYATTVVAGVASVVATILSVISIMLQAKNYRKPLLQRYVVRILLMVPIYSIASWTSMVSLKAAAFLDPVRDIYEAFTIYTFFQLLINYLGGERSLIIMTHGRAPVHHLWPLNHVLPKVDISDPHTFLSIKRGILQYAWLKPILALSAIIMKATGTYQEGYIGLSSGYLWSGIIYNISVTVSLYALGLFWVCMNHDLKPFRPVPKFLCIKLIIFASYWQGFFLSILVFLGAIPDNVEGYTSDNLAAAIQDALICVEMPIFAVAHWYAFSWHDFADNSILSARMPLRHAFKDAFGVRDLIEDSKLTFRGDTYGYRIFDSGDKVMAHEDSKSRLARLKEGMRYERGGKGKYWLPKPGEVNSTTPLLRGNGESSDNRPDQINENIHGTFEEPEIDADEDRLYEQARQLEYGDWNYPVITASEPLRERYRSPGSFGTRSSAYASPSVRSPATEYPPATNKGKQRSRGHGRDSQPQLEPQPEAVVPIKKKKKPRKVVKHAEPDPGELSLNKGPPAPAETAQVGGHDGHESPKNEESRAWSDDRNQQETHAASNYQSDYGIDQDEFRNVWGRDQESR